The following coding sequences lie in one Streptomyces albofaciens JCM 4342 genomic window:
- a CDS encoding ABC transporter ATP-binding protein, with translation MNRQPPHQPVVVVQDLHKSYGDTTAVDGISFTVSEGEFFGILGPNGAGKTTLIEMLAGQRVPDSGTVTVFGESPWPRKMAVYRRLGIQSQASAFFPDLTAIEHLQTMAGLYDLPRSAAAEALEKVGLGGSAKVRVDKLSGGQRQRLAIASALVHEPGLLFLDEPTAALDPEARRGLWRLLRDIRAQGCSIVCTTHHLDEAEELCDRTAIVQAGRVVALDSPRQLIREAGGASRIRVPGDLLSCEAAAALPGVLGTRQTGADTEISTDSVSEVLAALGAVVDLDQVETRRPTLEDVYLNLTGAEFTR, from the coding sequence GTGAACCGACAACCGCCGCACCAGCCCGTGGTGGTCGTACAAGACCTGCACAAGTCGTACGGTGACACCACGGCCGTCGACGGAATCTCCTTCACCGTGAGCGAGGGAGAGTTCTTCGGCATCCTCGGCCCCAACGGCGCGGGCAAGACCACCCTGATCGAGATGCTCGCCGGGCAGCGGGTGCCGGATTCGGGCACCGTCACCGTCTTCGGCGAAAGCCCCTGGCCGCGCAAGATGGCCGTGTACCGCAGACTCGGCATCCAGAGCCAGGCGTCCGCCTTCTTCCCGGACCTGACGGCGATCGAACACCTCCAGACCATGGCGGGCCTGTACGACCTGCCCCGCTCGGCCGCCGCCGAGGCGCTGGAGAAGGTGGGCCTGGGCGGCTCGGCGAAGGTGCGCGTGGACAAGCTCTCGGGCGGTCAGCGCCAGCGCCTGGCGATCGCCTCCGCCCTGGTGCACGAGCCCGGCCTGCTCTTCCTCGACGAGCCGACCGCCGCCCTGGACCCGGAGGCCCGCCGGGGCCTGTGGCGGCTGCTGCGCGACATCCGCGCCCAGGGCTGCTCCATCGTCTGTACCACCCACCACCTCGACGAGGCCGAGGAGTTGTGCGACCGCACGGCGATCGTCCAGGCGGGCCGGGTGGTCGCGCTCGACTCGCCGCGGCAGCTGATCCGCGAGGCCGGCGGCGCCAGCCGCATCCGGGTCCCCGGCGACCTGCTGTCCTGCGAGGCCGCCGCCGCGCTGCCCGGTGTCCTGGGCACCCGGCAGACCGGTGCCGACACGGAGATCAGCACGGATTCGGTCTCCGAAGTGCTGGCCGCCCTCGGCGCCGTCGTCGACCTCGACCAGGTGGAGACGCGCCGCCCGACCCTCGAAGACGTGTACCTGAACCTGACCGGAGCGGAGTTCACCCGGTGA